A genomic window from Mesosutterella faecium includes:
- the efp gene encoding elongation factor P, with translation MKTAQELRAGNVFMVGKDPMVVVKAVYSKGGRGASTVKMKMRNLLTGAITETVYRADDKFEDLILERKDVTYSYYADPSYVWMDSDYNQYEVGEEAMTEAKKYLQEEMPAELTFYNGQPISVELPTKLVREIGYTEPAVKGDTSGKVMKPAKLKDTGYELQVPAFINVGDKIEIDTRTGEYSNRVK, from the coding sequence ATGAAAACCGCTCAGGAACTTCGCGCCGGCAACGTCTTCATGGTTGGCAAGGACCCGATGGTTGTGGTCAAGGCCGTTTACTCCAAGGGTGGCCGCGGCGCCTCCACCGTCAAGATGAAGATGCGCAACCTTCTGACGGGCGCCATCACCGAAACCGTGTACCGCGCTGACGACAAATTCGAGGACCTGATCCTCGAGCGCAAGGACGTGACCTACTCCTACTACGCCGATCCGTCCTATGTCTGGATGGACTCCGACTACAACCAGTACGAAGTCGGCGAAGAGGCCATGACCGAGGCGAAGAAGTACCTGCAGGAAGAAATGCCCGCCGAGCTCACGTTCTACAACGGCCAGCCCATCTCCGTTGAGCTGCCGACCAAGCTCGTGCGTGAAATCGGCTACACCGAGCCCGCCGTGAAGGGCGACACCTCCGGCAAGGTCATGAAGCCCGCCAAGCTGAAGGACACCGGCTACGAGCTGCAGGTTCCCGCCTTCATCAACGTCGGCGA
- the earP gene encoding elongation factor P maturation arginine rhamnosyltransferase EarP, with translation MQSYTQKRPLRCDIFCHVIDNFGDAGVCWRLARALSGEEGFEITLYIDDLATLARIAPGVDPSLRPGQSVSGVTVRGWEECLGRTPGNAVVETFGCRLPDAFEEAIAARIASGRPTAWLNLEYLSAEDWVEGCHGLPSPHPRLQATKTFFFPGFTQKTGGVLIERGLLEARERFSRQDRAAALRSLGADPDSPFSLFFFSYPSAPVESLAASLAADPRPLQVLAAPGEAGRRLGEALRALEAPQVSFRPVPAVAQDKFDRLLWCADALIVRGEDSFVRAQLSARPFLWTIYPQDENAHIVKLRAFMDRIAPSFPEPAGALWREANLAWNENRWENRHWAAFRSAAGDLAAGGRRWADRLAGLGSLSRSLARQIKKELE, from the coding sequence ATGCAAAGCTACACTCAGAAGCGGCCCCTGCGCTGCGACATTTTCTGCCACGTGATCGACAACTTCGGCGACGCGGGCGTGTGCTGGAGGCTCGCCCGGGCGCTTTCCGGCGAAGAAGGCTTCGAGATCACGCTCTATATCGACGATCTCGCAACCCTCGCGCGCATCGCGCCCGGCGTCGACCCTTCGCTCCGCCCGGGCCAGAGCGTCTCGGGCGTCACCGTCCGGGGCTGGGAGGAATGCCTCGGGCGCACGCCCGGAAACGCCGTGGTCGAAACCTTCGGCTGCCGGCTTCCGGACGCATTCGAGGAGGCGATCGCCGCCCGGATCGCCTCGGGGCGCCCCACGGCCTGGCTCAACCTCGAGTACCTTTCGGCCGAAGACTGGGTGGAGGGCTGCCACGGGCTGCCTTCGCCGCACCCCAGGCTTCAGGCGACGAAAACCTTCTTCTTCCCGGGCTTCACGCAGAAGACCGGGGGCGTGCTGATAGAGCGCGGGCTGCTTGAGGCGCGGGAGCGCTTCTCCCGGCAGGACAGGGCCGCGGCGCTTCGCAGCCTCGGGGCGGATCCGGACAGCCCCTTCAGCCTCTTTTTCTTCTCCTACCCGAGCGCCCCGGTCGAATCCCTGGCGGCTTCCCTGGCCGCGGACCCCAGGCCGCTGCAGGTCCTCGCCGCTCCCGGCGAGGCCGGCCGCAGGCTGGGCGAGGCGTTGCGAGCGCTTGAGGCCCCGCAGGTGTCCTTCCGGCCCGTGCCCGCGGTGGCGCAGGACAAGTTCGACCGGCTGCTGTGGTGCGCCGACGCCCTCATCGTCCGCGGCGAAGACTCCTTCGTGCGCGCGCAGCTGTCCGCCAGGCCTTTCCTCTGGACCATCTATCCGCAGGATGAGAACGCGCACATCGTGAAGCTGCGCGCCTTCATGGACCGGATCGCCCCGTCCTTTCCCGAGCCCGCCGGGGCGCTCTGGCGGGAGGCGAATCTCGCCTGGAACGAAAACCGCTGGGAAAACCGCCACTGGGCGGCATTCCGCAGCGCTGCCGGTGATCTCGCCGCGGGCGGACGGCGCTGGGCGGACCGCCTGGCCGGCCTCGGCTCGCTCTCCCGCAGCCTCGCCAGACAGATAAAAAAAGAGCTAGAATAA
- the uvrC gene encoding excinuclease ABC subunit UvrC, translating to MPKGTPPADFDYALILRNLPSLPGVYRYFDAAGNCLYVGKARDLKKRVSSYFQKSDLSPRIALMISQVEKLETTVTRSEAEALLLEHNLIKSLKPKYNIVFRDDKTYPYLRIGSEAYPRISFYRGGVDRRSTYFGPFPNSGAVRQSIAVLQKVFQLRTCEETNFRNRSRPCLLGQIGRCSAPCVGAVSEEEYAQDVRRAKRFLSGDGGELMSELESQMAAAASELRFEDAARIRDKLAALSTVLEGQTIETTGGDIDADIIVVAVDRGQACVNLAMVRGGRHLGDRAFFPSHEKEAAPEDAPDILEAFVSHHYEGLPVPTVVVTADARDPAVLSELLSEIAGRRVPVVSEPQGARRRWLEMAQAGAKIALESHIAVELGEKSRLQELVDALGIRPESGRLEDFRAECFDISHTAGEATIASCVVFRNFRMDSSEYRRFNIDDVTPGDDYAAMKEVITRRYSAVARGRSPMPTVVFIDGGRGQVEMAREVFESLGLDTSHIVGVAKGEGRKVGLETLVFPRDQHREPLVLGPQSPALMLVAEIRDEAHRFAITGMRARRAKPRSRSRLEDFEGVGPKRRARLLARFGGMKGLRNASVEEIESVEGISKTLAEKIYLQLHGEASA from the coding sequence ATGCCCAAGGGAACGCCCCCCGCCGATTTCGATTACGCGCTTATTTTAAGAAATCTGCCCTCGCTGCCGGGGGTGTACCGCTACTTCGACGCCGCGGGGAACTGCCTGTACGTCGGCAAGGCCCGGGACCTGAAGAAGCGCGTCTCGAGCTATTTCCAGAAATCGGACCTGTCGCCGCGCATCGCGCTCATGATCTCCCAGGTCGAGAAGCTTGAGACCACCGTCACCCGCTCCGAGGCCGAGGCGCTGCTGCTCGAGCACAACCTGATCAAGTCCCTCAAGCCCAAGTACAACATCGTCTTCCGCGACGACAAGACCTACCCCTATCTCAGGATCGGCTCGGAGGCTTACCCGCGGATCAGCTTCTACCGCGGGGGCGTGGACCGCAGGAGCACGTATTTCGGCCCGTTTCCGAACAGCGGCGCGGTGCGCCAGTCGATCGCGGTGCTGCAGAAGGTGTTCCAGCTGCGCACCTGCGAGGAGACCAATTTCCGCAACCGCTCGAGGCCGTGCCTGCTCGGCCAGATCGGCCGCTGCTCGGCGCCGTGCGTGGGCGCGGTGAGCGAGGAGGAGTACGCGCAGGACGTGCGCCGGGCGAAGCGCTTCCTCTCGGGCGACGGCGGAGAGCTCATGTCCGAGCTTGAATCCCAGATGGCCGCGGCGGCCTCCGAGCTGCGGTTCGAGGACGCGGCGAGGATCCGCGACAAGCTTGCCGCGCTCTCGACCGTGCTCGAGGGCCAGACGATCGAGACCACGGGAGGCGACATCGACGCCGACATCATCGTGGTCGCCGTCGACCGGGGTCAGGCCTGCGTAAATCTCGCCATGGTGCGCGGAGGGCGGCACCTGGGCGACAGGGCTTTTTTCCCGAGCCACGAGAAGGAGGCCGCGCCCGAGGATGCGCCGGACATCCTCGAGGCCTTCGTGTCCCACCACTACGAGGGGCTGCCGGTCCCGACCGTGGTCGTGACCGCGGACGCGAGGGACCCTGCGGTGCTCTCCGAGCTGCTCTCCGAGATCGCCGGCCGGCGGGTTCCCGTGGTGAGCGAGCCCCAGGGCGCCCGCCGCCGCTGGCTCGAGATGGCCCAGGCGGGCGCGAAAATCGCCCTCGAGAGCCACATCGCGGTCGAGCTGGGCGAGAAGTCGAGGCTGCAGGAACTCGTCGACGCGCTGGGGATCCGGCCCGAGAGCGGCCGGCTCGAGGACTTCCGCGCGGAGTGCTTTGACATCAGCCACACGGCGGGCGAGGCCACCATCGCCTCCTGCGTGGTGTTCAGAAACTTCAGGATGGACTCCTCCGAGTACCGGCGCTTCAACATCGACGACGTGACACCCGGCGACGACTATGCGGCGATGAAGGAAGTGATCACGCGCCGCTACAGCGCGGTGGCCAGGGGCCGCTCCCCGATGCCCACGGTGGTCTTCATCGACGGCGGTCGCGGGCAGGTCGAGATGGCCCGGGAGGTTTTCGAATCCCTGGGGCTGGACACTTCCCACATCGTGGGCGTTGCCAAGGGCGAGGGCCGCAAGGTGGGGCTCGAGACCCTCGTCTTTCCCCGCGACCAGCACCGTGAGCCCTTGGTCCTCGGGCCGCAGTCGCCCGCGCTCATGCTCGTGGCCGAAATCCGCGACGAGGCCCACCGGTTCGCCATCACCGGCATGCGGGCGCGGCGCGCGAAGCCCCGCAGCCGCAGCCGTCTCGAAGACTTCGAGGGCGTGGGGCCGAAGCGCCGGGCGAGGCTGCTCGCGCGATTCGGCGGCATGAAGGGCCTGCGCAACGCCTCCGTCGAGGAAATCGAGTCTGTCGAGGGCATCTCCAAAACGCTCGCCGAAAAAATCTACCTGCAGCTGCACGGCGAGGCCTCGGCATGA